From the Pseudomonas syringae KCTC 12500 genome, the window CAATCATTTGATCGTACGGGTCGATCGGTGTGCCCGATCTAGCCAGTTCGGCTCTGATCATGCCGGTATGAGCCGCAGCGTCGCTGTCGTAAGGGAGCACTTCAAGACGCGCTGTGAAACCCTCTACAACGGCAAGGTTTCTTTCAGGGCTCAAAGACTTTTCTGCGCCGTAGACAAGCTCCATCAACGTGATCGCGCTGATACATAGCTGTCCGTGATGGAGGTTGAAGGCTTCACGCACCGAAGTTGGCTTGTTCTTTATAGTGAAAATGCAAATGTTGGTGTCAAGCATGTACTTGAGCATCAGAGCGATTCGCGCTGCTGTTCGGCTGGTTGTCCGCGCTCTGCCATGAAATCATCACTGACACTTTCACCATCGAACCAGCTGTTCCACATTTCACCAGCGGGGGAAATAATGCGGGTTCTGCCCACGGCTACGACATCGACACGTTTCACGTCGTCGGGCAAGGCCACCGCTTTTGGCAGTCGGACAGCCTGGCTTCGATTGCTTTTGAAGACTGTGGATTGTTCCATGAGTGATTCATCCTTGGCTGATGTATCGGATGAATAAGAATATGTTTTTTTGGGATATGTCAACGGGATATCCCGGCCCGTTCTGTAACTTGAAATGAGGCACCAGGACACTTATTCATGACCCCCGCTTCAGGTCTTTGTAACGAAGACTGAACTCCAGCGTCACTGACTCCCCCTGCCGCAACAGCTTCAACCCCGGCCGTCCTGGCAAATGATGGGCGTTGACCGGGTGGCTCACCGGCTCGAAGCAAAAGAAATCCAGCCCCGGCGGGCAAAACACCAGAAAGTATTCGCTGCCGGTGGCCTGGCAGTGCAATTCGTAGCCCAGATCCGGCTGGCTGATGATGCTCTGGCCATCCCAGCCGGTGAAACCGTTGTCCAGACGTGTGTCGGGCAAAGCGTTGCCGTGACGGAAGTCCCACTCGGCGGGCAGGTCCTGCAAGGCGCTGGGCAAACCGGCTTCGTCGCACAGCCAGACCTGCGCAGCCTTGGCCTGCAAGCGAGTGTGGGAGGTGCGCGGCAAGTACGGGTGCAGGCCCAGCCCGTGCCAGACGGCGCGGCTGCCCTGATGGGTGGTGGTCAGTTCGATGCTCAGCGTGCCCCCACGCAGGGTGTAGCGCAGGTGCGCGCGGTAGGCGAAGGGCGTCTGGCTGTCGAGTTGCAGGCAGACCTGCTCTGCGCTCTGTTCGATGACGGTCCATGTTTGCTGCCAGGCGCTGCCATGGATCGGCAGCGGGTCGTTGGCGCTGTTTGGCTCCAGAGCCAGCCAGCCGTCTGGTGTCTCGAAACCGCCGTTGCCGATCCGGTTCGACCACGGCGCCAGCGGATAGCAGGCCAGCCGACGGGGCGTCCCGGCCGCCAGAGCCTGTTCGTCACTTGGGCGCAGCAGCGGTTGCCCGCTGGCCAGGACGGTCCAGTTGACGATACTGCCGCCGATGCCGGGGGCCAGTGTCAGACGGGTCAGGCCATCTTCAAGGGTCAGTACGTTCGTGGACATGCTTCAAAGCCTTTCTGGATGATTGAGAGTCAGGCGACTGGGCGCGACGCCAGGTCAACAGCACGATACCGCTGACGACGATCAGCCCGCCGACCACCTGACCGCTGCTGAGCAATTGATCGAGAATCAGCCAGCCAAACAGCAGGCTCGCTACCGGTTCGATGTTCATCACTGGCGCGTGGCGGGCGATGTCCAGCCGTGCCATGCAGATGAACAGCAGCGAGAAACCCAGCCCGTACAAAACCACCAGGCTGGCCAGTGCGGTCCAGCCGACAGAACTCGTCGGCAGACCCACGCCGCCGGGCAGCACGCCGCTGCTGCCGGCGATGGCCGCGACGACGAACACCACGGCCATGGTCAGCATGCTGCGCACGCTGCCGCGCATGCCCGCCAGTTTGTTATCGGTAATCCACAGCGCAAAGGCGAACACCACCGCAGCAGTCGATGCGTAGGCGACACCTTCCAGCCATTGCGGCTCGCTGCTGCCGGGGTTCGACAGGCGCTGTGGCACGTCCAGCGCCAGCGTCAGGCCAAACAGAATCAGGCCCATCAGGCCTGCGGCACGCCGCGTTGGCCGGGCACCGCCCAGCGCCCAGGTCAGCAACGCCAGCAGGATCGGCGAGACATTGACCACCAGCAAGGCCAGAGCCACCGGAATACGCGCCACCGCCGAGTAGATGCAAAAGCTCTGAGTGGCGATCAGCAACCCCAGAAGCAGCTGCCAGCGCCAGGTGCTGGCGGGCAGACTGAGCCTTTCACGCTGCCAGAGCACCAGACTGGTCAGCACCAGCAAGGTCCCACCGGAGCGACAGAGAATAGCCAGCAGCAGGCCGGTGTCATGATCGAAGGCAATGCGTGCCGCGATGTGGTTGCCGGCAAACGAGCAGGCCAGCAGCGCGAGGATCAGCACGGCGATGTGGCGCGGAAACAGGGTAGGGGCGGACATACGCAAACCAGCCTCCTTGGCTGGATAACAGAGGTGCATGCCGGAGCGCTTTCAAGCGCTCCGGCAGCCTTGCAACGGGAGACGTCAGAGCACGACGCTCGGCAGCCACAACGAGATGGCAGGAATGTAGGTCACCAGCATCAGCACCAGGAACAGCGCGACATAGAACGGCACCAGTGCTTTTACCGTGGCTTCGATGGTGACTTTACCCACCGCGGCACCGACAAACAGCACCGCGCCCACTGGCGGGGTAATCAGCCCGATCCCCAGATTGACCAGCATGATCATGCCAAAGTGCACCGGATCGATACCGACGCCAACGATGACCGGCAACAGAATCGGGGTCAGGATCAGAATCAGCGGCG encodes:
- the vapC gene encoding type II toxin-antitoxin system tRNA(fMet)-specific endonuclease VapC, whose amino-acid sequence is MLKYMLDTNICIFTIKNKPTSVREAFNLHHGQLCISAITLMELVYGAEKSLSPERNLAVVEGFTARLEVLPYDSDAAAHTGMIRAELARSGTPIDPYDQMIAGHARSLGLVVITNNQRQFRRVEGLRVEDWVSQ
- the vapB gene encoding type II toxin-antitoxin system VapB family antitoxin translates to MEQSTVFKSNRSQAVRLPKAVALPDDVKRVDVVAVGRTRIISPAGEMWNSWFDGESVSDDFMAERGQPAEQQRESL
- a CDS encoding aldose 1-epimerase, which gives rise to MSTNVLTLEDGLTRLTLAPGIGGSIVNWTVLASGQPLLRPSDEQALAAGTPRRLACYPLAPWSNRIGNGGFETPDGWLALEPNSANDPLPIHGSAWQQTWTVIEQSAEQVCLQLDSQTPFAYRAHLRYTLRGGTLSIELTTTHQGSRAVWHGLGLHPYLPRTSHTRLQAKAAQVWLCDEAGLPSALQDLPAEWDFRHGNALPDTRLDNGFTGWDGQSIISQPDLGYELHCQATGSEYFLVFCPPGLDFFCFEPVSHPVNAHHLPGRPGLKLLRQGESVTLEFSLRYKDLKRGS
- a CDS encoding EamA family transporter is translated as MSAPTLFPRHIAVLILALLACSFAGNHIAARIAFDHDTGLLLAILCRSGGTLLVLTSLVLWQRERLSLPASTWRWQLLLGLLIATQSFCIYSAVARIPVALALLVVNVSPILLALLTWALGGARPTRRAAGLMGLILFGLTLALDVPQRLSNPGSSEPQWLEGVAYASTAAVVFAFALWITDNKLAGMRGSVRSMLTMAVVFVVAAIAGSSGVLPGGVGLPTSSVGWTALASLVVLYGLGFSLLFICMARLDIARHAPVMNIEPVASLLFGWLILDQLLSSGQVVGGLIVVSGIVLLTWRRAQSPDSQSSRKALKHVHERTDP